One Thermococcus sp. genomic region harbors:
- the purE gene encoding 5-(carboxyamino)imidazole ribonucleotide mutase, with translation MRVLVVMGSKSDSGIAEKVIAVLDEFGVDYDVEVASAHRNPEKVERLAKKDYDVFIAIAGLSAALPGAIASHTTKPVIGVPVSAKLGGLDALLSIAQMPPGVPVAAVGIDNGKNAALLAIEILALKNDALRKKLLKYRERMRA, from the coding sequence ATGAGGGTTCTGGTCGTTATGGGGAGCAAGAGCGATTCCGGCATAGCGGAGAAGGTGATCGCGGTTCTCGATGAGTTCGGCGTCGATTACGACGTCGAGGTTGCCTCCGCCCACAGAAACCCTGAGAAAGTCGAAAGGCTCGCGAAGAAGGACTACGATGTCTTCATAGCGATAGCGGGTTTAAGCGCCGCCCTGCCGGGGGCTATAGCCTCGCACACGACGAAGCCGGTGATAGGCGTTCCCGTCTCGGCAAAGCTCGGCGGTCTCGATGCCCTTCTAAGCATTGCCCAGATGCCCCCCGGAGTTCCGGTTGCGGCTGTGGGGATAGACAACGGAAAGAATGCGGCCCTGCTAGCGATTGAGATACTCGCCCTGAAGAACGATGCTCTCCGGAAAAAACTCTTGAAGTACAGAGAAAGAATGCGGGCGTAA